The genomic region TCGCGCACCTTCAGGTCCAGGGGCAGCCGCATCGCCAACTCCACCACGCTGAGGTCGAGGAACGGCACCCGCGCCTCCACGCCGTGCGCCATGGCGGTCCGGTCGACCCGCTGCAACTCCGTACGACAGAGGTTGCGGATGCGGTGCAGGAACAGCCGGCGCGACGCGATCGGGTCGACCTGGCGGTACATGGGGTACCCGCCGAACAGCTCGTCGGAGCCGTCGCCGGTGAGCACCACCTTGACGCCCAGGTCGCGCAGTCGCCGGAAGATCGGCACCGAGACGACGGCGTTGATGATGTCGCCGTACTCGGTCAGCTCGGAGATCCGGATGGCCTCGCGCACGTCGGCCAGCCGGATGTCGCGGGGGCGCAGCTCGACCACCACGTGCGGCACGTCGAGGTCGGCGGCGAGCCGCCGGGCGTACGCCACGTCGGGGCTGTCCGGCACGCCGACGGTCACGGCGACGCAGTCCGGGTGGATGTCGCGCACCTGCCGCAGCGTCAACGAGCTGTCCAGCCCGCCGGAGAGCACCACCCCGACGGTCAGGTCGGTCTCCACACGCATCCGGATGGCGTCGGTCAGGGCGGCCCGGACGAGCACTGTGGCCTCGTCCGGGTCGTCGATGACCGGCAGACCCGCGCCGATGGTGAGCAGGTCGACGTACGGGCGCAGCCGCACCGGCCCGTCCGGCTCGGCCCAGCCGTGGTGTCCGGGCGGCACCTCGGCGACCGGGGCGTGGTGCCCGACGAGCGCCTTCACCTCGGAGGCGAGGTACAGGCAGCCGGGTCGCCGGGACCAGTACAGCGGTTTCACCCCGAGCGGGTCGCGGGCCAGGTACGCCCGGCCGGTGGCGCGTTCGACGATCGCGAAGGCGTACTCGCCGCGCAGCCGCGTCACGGCTGACTCGCCCCACTGTTGGAACGCGGCCAGCAGCACCTCGGTGTCGCTGTCGGTGCGAAACACCAGCCCGAGCCGGGTGAGCTGCGCGCGCAACTCCCGGTGGTTGAAGATCTCGCCGTTGAAGCAGAGCAGCCAGCGCTCGTCGGTCGAGGTCCAGGGCTGCACCGCCCGGTCCCGGTCGACGACGCGCAGCCGACGGGTGCCGGCGAGCAGCCCCCGCTCGGAGCGGGTCTCGGTGACCTCGCCGCGCGGGGCGAGGACGGCGAGCATCCGCCGGAAGGTCGCCGGGTCGGCCTCGGGGCCGAGGCTCAACGCGATGCCGCACACGGGCTCAGACCCCCATCTCGGCCTCGTACGCCCGGCGCAGACGCCGCCGGGCGGTGGGTGCGAGACACAGGTGCCAGGCCTGCCCCTCGTCGATCACGTTCAGCTCGCCGGCGTTCTGGCGGGCCAGCAGCAGCTCCGCGAGGGTGTCGCGCGCGCCGAACCGGTCGAACCAGGTCAGCTCGACGTCTGCCGAGTAGCCGAGGCAGTGTCCGCTGGGCAGCATCGCGGCGTAGCCCAGGCGGCGCAGCCGGTACTGGTGCTCGGTGCTGCGCACGAGGCTTGTCACCCACAGCGGCGGCGTGGCCGGCGGCGCGGCTGCGGCGAACTCGCGGCCCAGCTCGTTGAGCAGGGCCACCACCTCCCGGCGGGCCCGACGGAACAGCAGGCCGGCGGTGTGCGGGCTCGCGTCGGGGCGCAGTCGCCGACGCAGTCCGCGCACGGCGCGGCCCAGGACGGTGGCGGGTTGCTCCTGGTACCGGAAGCGCAGCAGGTCCCGGCGGCGCAGCCACTCCAGGTCGACGAGGTCGGTGCTGCAGTTCACCTGGTCGTCGGTGACGAAGATCGGGGCGTCCTGCCACCACAGCACGTCGATGCGGGAGAGCAGGTAGATCCGTACCAGCGCGGTGAGGTCCCGCGCGGAGGTGCGCTCGTTCGGCTGGTAGCGGGCCATCTCCAGCAGCAGCGTCTCGCGCGCGCCGAGCAGGCCCTGCGGGGTGGCGTCGAGCACGGCCGCCAGGGCCGGCTCACGCAGCCGTTCGTCGATGAGCACCTGCCGGGCCCGGGTGCTTGTGGCGTCGGCCAGGGCCCCCACCTCGACCAGCAGGTCGGCCACGGCCGCCCGGTAGGCGGCGAGGTCGGGCGCGGCGGTGGCCGGCCGGCGGGCGGTGGCGCTGGGTGGCCGGCGGCGGGCGGGGGCGGTGGGCGACGCGGGCGGTCCGGGCTGCTGGCCCGGACTACGGCTGGGCACTCGCATGACGGGGTCCCTTCTCCGGTCACGGCGCTGGGTGGATCGCCCTGAACACACCGTAATCATCGGGACCGGGCACAGACCGAACAATCCTCCGATTCACCCCGGAAGGGCGCTCCCGCGTGGGGACGCCCTCGACGGGAGCCGGAGGCGAGGGGTGGCCCTGTGGAGCTGATGCCGTCGGTGCATCAGCTCCGCAGCGCACCGAGCGCCCAGCACTCTTTACAACGTTGTATCTAACGTTGTAAGA from Micromonospora lupini harbors:
- a CDS encoding asparagine synthetase B family protein; translation: MCGIALSLGPEADPATFRRMLAVLAPRGEVTETRSERGLLAGTRRLRVVDRDRAVQPWTSTDERWLLCFNGEIFNHRELRAQLTRLGLVFRTDSDTEVLLAAFQQWGESAVTRLRGEYAFAIVERATGRAYLARDPLGVKPLYWSRRPGCLYLASEVKALVGHHAPVAEVPPGHHGWAEPDGPVRLRPYVDLLTIGAGLPVIDDPDEATVLVRAALTDAIRMRVETDLTVGVVLSGGLDSSLTLRQVRDIHPDCVAVTVGVPDSPDVAYARRLAADLDVPHVVVELRPRDIRLADVREAIRISELTEYGDIINAVVSVPIFRRLRDLGVKVVLTGDGSDELFGGYPMYRQVDPIASRRLFLHRIRNLCRTELQRVDRTAMAHGVEARVPFLDLSVVELAMRLPLDLKVRDGQEKWIVRRAFADVLPDYVLRRPKNPMSYSTGLHERVRLYKPLFARMHRSFGYDLLEPVRRDFDTVLSRCGNDLDRAIADGMNRPDYTVLEHARDLVGAAKWNAAPMVRRLVGPRPPRR